A single window of Hyla sarda isolate aHylSar1 chromosome 2, aHylSar1.hap1, whole genome shotgun sequence DNA harbors:
- the LOC130358173 gene encoding ligand-dependent nuclear receptor-interacting factor 1-like has translation MSQLQRPPHTGPSNQCLTGCLYQVIQTTGLQGSNVLKLLPILKPKDSLLPVVPSPLTPSRPTLNVPQAVLSSPPSVLPPPVSILSRPSPVSVPLVQTPALGNYIITAQNNVTNSNHVENPFLLPETKLFVDNTQLTIPVNSVPANPTILMMNKTGSPIKPTAMLPAGHSLQIPAHAEVISLPVSSLPYSIQQKILPQVSGPDTGKNPSVIYVSPVNTVKSNNNQSSMVYPSPNTSNIIPKSLLQQRLPSSTSEAQKEPMKWVVQETRESAACLVPVKSTNDTASKILQILSKTKMEDVNLTNTDHSKVVQIKDNALVMCNNKIFFLTKKGTELVDAGSKIAEPPQYSSPDKPAAQIEPMKDLSNKVVQVVLSKSKSPPPIAEQSVQSNVVSTAKPKRKSSTPRPARADPNDIYMAESCGNVSVKTCDTPAGPSDTAKKGNEKKNDQLLPKSQGKEILMAAKAPEVNRMDDRGWRLKFGLLKQEKIILKRIPLIRPQGRSDTDPADTQQNPSKRKSSSGQDVKSSKKQKNKEDGDLNRNTINPEGSTDSPYSLVAGRYTAPGGGSLDTTQRSSASTWPPTYYGGEESDPPDSADFQVHQDVTGHYSGFSPASQRFYTDSFSSSMYPDETTKDEKIQRLKEVLKERERALEAVRLKKMI, from the exons ATGTCTCAGCTCCAGAGACCCCCGCACACCGGACCCTCCAACCAGTG TCTCACAGGCTGCCTCTATCAAGTCATTCAAACAACTGGACTGCAAGGGTCAAACGTCTTGAAGCTCCTCCCGATACTGAAGCCGAAGGATAGCCTTCTTCCTGTCGTGCCCTCTCCCCTAACGCCCAGTAGGCCAACACTAAATGTACCTCAGGCAGTTCTATCCTCACCACCATCAGTATTACCACCACCAGTCTCCATCCTATCCAGACCCAGTCCTGTGAGCGTACCCCTGGTACAGACCCCTGCCTTGGGGAATTATATAATCACAGCACAGAATAACGTCACAAACTCTAACCACGTGGAAAATCCATTTTTACTTCCAGAAACGAAGTTATTTGTGGATAACACACAGCTGACTATTCCAGTAAATTCTGTGCCGGCAAATCCAACAATCTTAATGATGAACAAGACGGGCAGTCCTATAAAACCCACGGCCATGTTACCTGCCGGACATTCCCTTCAAATTCCTGCCCATGCCGAAGTCATATCCCTTCCTGTTTCTTCCCTGCCCTACTCCATCCAGCAAAAAATACTGCCCCAGGTTAGCGGCCCAGACACCGGCAAGAACCCTTCAGTCATCTACGTGTCTCCAGTGAACACTGTAAAGTCCAATAATAACCAGAGCTCCATGGTGTATCCCAGCCCCAATACCTCAAATATAATTCCAAAGTCATTGCTTCAGCAGAGGCTGCCCTCCAGCACCAGTGAAGCCCAAAAAGAGCCAATGAAATGGGTTGTCCAGGAGACCCGGGAATCTGCCGCTTGCCTCGTCCCAGTCAAGTCCACCAATGATACGGCATCAAAAATTCTACAGATCCTGTCCAAAACGAAGATGGAAGATGTTAACCTGACCAATACTGATCACTCTAAGGTCGTGCAAATAAAGGACAATGCCCTGGTAATGTGCAACAATAAGATCTTCTTTTTAACCAAAAAAGGGACGGAGCTTGTTGATGCCGGAAGTAAAATCGCAGAACCCCCTCAGTACTCCTCCCCGGATAAGCCAGCGGCACAGATCGAACCGATGAAAGACTTGTCCAATAAAGTGGTGCAAGTGGTACTTTCCAAAAGTAAGTCGCCCCCTCCCATCGCTGAACAGTCGGTTCAGTCCAATGTTGTTAGTACCGCAAAACCCAAAAGGAAGAGTTCAACCCCCCGACCTGCTAGAGCCGACCCCAATGACATTTATATGGCTGAGAGCTGCGGTAATGTCTCGGTGAAGACTTGCGACACCCCCGCTGGTCCGTCAGATACAGCTAAAAAAGGCAACGAAAAGAAAAATGATCAG CTGCTCCCTAAGTCACAGGGGAAAGAAATCCTGATGGCTGCAAAGGCTCCTGAAGTGAATAGGATGGATGACCGAGGCTGGAGGCTGAAATTTGGGTTATTAAAGCAGGAAAAGATCATCCTAAAGAGGATCCCCCTTATCCGGCCGCAGGGCAGGTCCGACACG GATCCTGCCGATACACAGCAGAACCCATCGAAGCGAAAGTCATCGAGCGGACAGGACGTAAAGTCCTCAAAGAAGCAAAAAAACAAAGAGGACGGGGATCTGAACCGTAACACCATAAACCCAGAGGGATCTACAGACTCTCCATATTCTCTTGTTGCTGGGAGGTATACTGCACCAGGGGGAGGGAGTCTTGACACTACCCAGAGATCGAGCGCCTCCACCTGGCCACCGACCTACTATGGGGGAGAAGAGTCGGACCCTCCAGACAGCGCAGATTTCCAGGTCCATCAGGATGTTACCGGACACTATAGTGGTTTTTCACCGGCGAGTCAGAGATTTTACACAGACTCTTTCTCCTCCTCGATGTATCCCGATGAGACAACCAAAGATGAAAAAATCCAGAGACTGAAGGAAGTGTTAAAAGAGCGCGAGAGGGCGCTGGAAGCTGTGCGCCTAAAGAAGATGATATAG
- the LOC130358172 gene encoding ligand-dependent nuclear receptor-interacting factor 1-like produces the protein MATISHITPSEKPEVSDYYFHIPENAEVKRVPISMLSSSVQQRITRLGDCTDFTNAPYVIVVSPITKQKFPNSHIARMTAAKEEAERCQVALGDTGQSSEERASPRKPDKWMRKDHETYLVPMKCCKDIALTILQLSQTGNGENSSLESELPNISDSLILNLQVIKMKATALCMYKNMMYLLPESIKKNGSNGRNYCQENVEKSEAPESQPGAEMSSKSERRKNGLGCVTLRKFSFLQQQHHRLKDIVNGKSASVVKLQNEDRWDRPAGQKSTCASPSSRPSTENDLQISFLEHSGRHIKRKLSYIGNSETLVKKIHISGSAKKQDSPAAKNAFTHSHLPTLLPSSGSASSLACQEPPPSFFSTNLTQSVKQTDREGLCPSSLLCSKFPAMVPASLISDPSCEDNSRLNTKSSLGLSTFTTSTEDSHEPDETLLHLEPVSSPSLSGFSTSSEDNHEPDKSLLCLKPISSPSLSEVSTSSETSHVQDESRSGLKLRSHQTLSGISSSSEDSHEPDKSLLCLKPISSPSLSEVSTSSETSHVQDESRSGLKLRSHQTLSGISSSSEDSHEPDETLSSGGSSLINHLQSELALFPDIDETTRDERAQRLLDRVRECEKIVEDMREKEKSELTFLSNIFYN, from the exons ATGGCGACCATTTCTCATATTACTCCATCTGAAAAGCCTGAAGTTTCTGATTACTACTTTCATATTCCTGAAAATGCAGAAGTGAAAAGAGTCCCAATCTCTATGTTGTCTTCTTCGGTTCAGCAGAGAATAACGCGCCTGGGTGACTGCACTGACTTCACCAATGCTCCTTATGTAATAGTTGTGTCACCGATTACGAAGCAAAAGTTCCCGAACAGCCACATTGCAAGAATGACAGCAGCCAAGGAAGAGGCTGAACGTTGTCAGGTGGCATTAGGTGACACGGGTCAATCATCTGAAGAAAGGGCATCTCCAAGAAAACCAGACAAATGGATGAGGAAAGACCATGAGACTTATTTGGTGCCCATGAAATGCTGCAAAGACATTGCACTGACCATACTACAACTGTCCCAAACAGGCAATGGGGAGAACTCAAGTCTAGAGAGCGAATTACCAAACATCAGTGACTCCCTCATACTTAACCTACAGGTGATCAAGATGAAAGCCACCGCTCTGTGCATGTACAAAAACATGATGTATTTACTGCCAGAAAGCATAAAGAAAAATGGAAGCAATGGAAGAAATTACTGTCAGGAAAACGTGGAAAAATCTGAAGCCCCCGAATCCCAGCCAGGGGCCGAAATGAGCAGTAAGAGCGAACGCAGAAAGAACGGACTAGGCTGCGTGACACTACGCAAATTCTCCTTTCTACAGCAGCAACATCATAGATTAAAGGACATTGTCAATGGGAAATCTGCATCGGTTGTAAAATTGCAGAATGAGGACAGATGGGACCGACCAGCAGGACAGAAATCTACCTGTGCCAGTCCATCCTCAAGACCTTCAACTGAAAACGATCTACAG atttcttttttggaacattcAGGAAGACacattaaaagaaaactgtcataTATTGGCAACAGTGAAACTCTAGTAAAGAAAATTCATATAAGTGGTTCTGCCAAAAAACAAGACTCGCCTGCAGCAAAGAATGCCTTTACCCATTCTCATCTGCCAACCCTTTTACCATCTTCAGGTTCTGCTTCATCACTAGCTTGTCAAGAGCCTCCACCTTCATTCTTCTCAACAAACTTGACTCAAAGTGTAAAACAAACTGATCGTGAAGGACTCTGTCCTTCCAGTCTACTGTGCAGTAAATTTCCAGCTATGGTTCCTGCTTCCCTGATATCTGACCCAAGCTGTGAGGATAATAGCCGGCTCAACACCAAGTCCAGTCTGGGTTTGTCAACATTTACAACAAGTACTGAAGACAGTCATGAGCCAGATGAGACTCTTCTGCATCTTGAACCAGTGTCCAGTCCATCGTTATCAGGGTTTAGCACAAGTTCTGAAGACAACCATGAACCCGATAAGAGTCTTCTGTGTCTCAAACCCATATCCAGTCCATCGTTGTCAGAGGTCAGCACAAGTTCTGAAACCAGCCATGTGCAAGATGAGAGTCGTTCGGGTCTCAAACTCAGGTCCCACCAAACCTTGTCAGGGATCAGCTCGAGTTCTGAAGACAGCCATGAGCCCGATAAGAGTCTTCTGTGTCTCAAACCCATATCCAGTCCATCGTTGTCAGAGGTCAGCACAAGTTCTGAAACCAGCCATGTGCAAGATGAGAGTCGTTCGGGTCTCAAACTCAGGTCCCACCAAACCTTGTCAGGGATCAGCTCGAGTTCTGAAGACAGCCATGAGCCGGATGAGACATTGTCTTCTGGTGGATCCTCTTTGATTAATCATTTACAGTCTGAGCTTGCCTTGTTTCCTGACATAGATGAAACAACCAGAGACGAGAGGGCTCAGAGACTTCTTGACCGTGTGAGAGAGTGTGAAAAAATAGTGGAGGATATGCGGGAAAAAGAAAAATCTGAACTAACATTTCTCAGTAATATATTTTATAACTAA